One window from the genome of Pedobacter schmidteae encodes:
- a CDS encoding beta-ketoacyl synthase — protein MDKRVVITGMGVVAPNGVGLTAFTEAIKNGISGIKHDPELERLQFSCQIAGQPTLSDNLIAQYMTELERRNFNSSGILYGIIAGMDAWHNAGLPLSGEAEPDWDSGTIFGTGTSGIEKFREAIYKVDELQVRKLGSNVVVQTMASGISAYLAGKIGLGNQVSSNSSACTTGTESLLMAYDRVKSGLAVRMLAGSTSDSGPYIWAGFDAMKVCTFKHNQEPEKGSRPMSASASGFVPGSGAAAFVVESLDSALARGATIYAEILGGNINSGGQRGNGSMTAPNSMAVQRCIQTAIKNSGIGANEIDAISGHLTATAKDALEVQNWAISLNRKPSDFPYINSLKAMTGHCLSAAGSIECVAAVLQLKHGFIFPSINCEDLNPDIDVLVNKNKLRNKIIYRNIDILAKASFGFGDVNACVIFKKY, from the coding sequence ATGGATAAACGTGTAGTGATAACCGGAATGGGCGTGGTTGCGCCAAATGGAGTTGGACTAACTGCATTTACGGAAGCTATTAAAAATGGCATTTCGGGCATCAAACACGATCCGGAACTGGAAAGACTACAATTTTCCTGTCAGATTGCCGGGCAGCCAACACTGTCCGATAATCTGATTGCTCAATACATGACCGAGCTGGAACGCCGGAATTTTAACAGCTCGGGCATTTTATACGGCATTATTGCCGGAATGGATGCCTGGCACAATGCCGGCCTGCCCCTATCAGGCGAAGCCGAACCCGACTGGGACAGCGGAACAATTTTTGGCACCGGCACATCGGGCATTGAAAAATTCAGAGAAGCCATTTACAAAGTTGATGAATTACAGGTACGCAAACTGGGCAGTAATGTGGTGGTGCAAACCATGGCCAGTGGCATTAGTGCCTACCTGGCCGGAAAAATTGGCCTGGGCAACCAGGTAAGCAGCAACTCATCGGCCTGCACCACAGGCACCGAGAGCTTGCTGATGGCCTACGATAGGGTAAAATCGGGACTGGCAGTGCGAATGCTTGCGGGTAGCACCAGCGATAGCGGCCCTTATATATGGGCCGGTTTTGATGCCATGAAGGTATGTACTTTTAAACACAATCAGGAACCCGAAAAAGGATCGCGACCCATGAGTGCCAGCGCCAGCGGCTTTGTACCCGGTAGTGGTGCCGCAGCCTTTGTTGTCGAATCGTTAGATAGCGCCCTGGCACGTGGTGCAACCATTTACGCCGAAATACTTGGTGGAAATATCAACTCCGGTGGGCAACGCGGCAACGGTAGCATGACCGCCCCCAACAGCATGGCAGTGCAACGCTGCATACAAACAGCCATCAAAAATTCAGGTATCGGGGCGAATGAGATTGACGCCATCAGCGGGCACCTCACCGCAACCGCCAAAGATGCCCTGGAAGTACAAAACTGGGCCATTTCCTTAAACAGGAAACCGTCCGACTTTCCTTATATCAACAGCTTAAAAGCCATGACAGGTCATTGCCTAAGTGCTGCAGGAAGCATCGAATGTGTAGCCGCCGTATTACAGCTCAAACATGGTTTTATCTTTCCATCAATCAATTGCGAAGATCTGAACCCCGATATAGACGTTCTGGTAAACAAAAATAAACTCAGAAATAAAATAATTTACCGAAACATTGATATATTAGCTAAAGCAAGCTTTGGGTTTGGTGATGTAAACGCCTGCGTGATCTTTAAAAAGTATTAA
- a CDS encoding acyl carrier protein, which translates to MEREELLAKLKEIVTPYTHDKDALANINPETDFIKDLKINSANLVDIILDVEEEFDIEIDNLEMARMLNVNETVSIIEAKLQQLDR; encoded by the coding sequence ATGGAGAGAGAAGAACTGTTAGCAAAATTGAAAGAAATTGTTACACCTTACACTCATGATAAGGATGCTTTGGCCAACATCAACCCCGAAACAGACTTTATCAAAGATCTTAAAATCAACTCGGCCAACCTGGTAGACATTATCCTGGATGTGGAGGAAGAATTTGACATCGAAATTGATAATCTGGAAATGGCCCGTATGCTGAATGTAAACGAAACAGTTTCCATTATTGAGGCCAAATTACAACAACTTGATAGGTAA
- a CDS encoding 4'-phosphopantetheinyl transferase superfamily protein encodes MIGNDIVDLNLAAIESNWRRNRYLEKLFTTSERLLIAAATAPEIMVWLLWTMKESAYKARAAEIKLHSFAPTLLACDNLVLHQESASGRISYLGQTYYSQSTIAPTYIHTIAAEETETINRAITKIDNYDATDDSYRHSNPISVSHHGNYLALIYL; translated from the coding sequence TTGATAGGTAACGACATAGTTGACTTAAACCTGGCTGCAATAGAAAGCAACTGGAGAAGGAACAGATACCTTGAAAAACTGTTTACCACCTCCGAGAGGTTGCTGATTGCCGCGGCTACAGCCCCCGAAATTATGGTTTGGCTATTATGGACCATGAAAGAGTCGGCGTACAAAGCCCGTGCTGCCGAAATCAAACTCCACAGCTTTGCCCCAACATTATTGGCCTGCGACAATCTGGTGCTGCATCAGGAAAGTGCCAGCGGACGGATATCCTACCTGGGGCAAACCTATTACAGCCAGAGTACCATTGCCCCCACTTACATACATACCATTGCCGCCGAAGAAACAGAAACCATCAACCGGGCGATCACTAAAATCGACAATTACGACGCAACCGACGATTCCTATCGCCATAGCAACCCTATTTCGGTAAGTCACCATGGCAATTATCTGGCCCTTATTTATCTATAA
- a CDS encoding exopolyphosphatase produces the protein MLRYAAIDIGSNAVRLLIADISKNENGYSFKKNTLVRVPLRLGDDAFLDGHISDRKTEDLLKTMAAFKNLMDVYHVSEYLACATSAMREANNGAEIIKKVKQLTDVNLEIIEGQREANIIYANHIEENLDIKKSYLYIDVGGGSTELSVFVNRVPVASRSFDIGTIRILDNQDKDETWEEMKNWVKEHTKSLKNLAGIGTGGNINKLFRMSDEKDGLPLSFLKLKGLYNQLNSHSLKERINVFGLNPDRADVIIPACEIYITLLKWTGIKQIYVPKVGLADGIISLLIEENLIDK, from the coding sequence ATGTTAAGATACGCTGCCATAGATATCGGTTCAAATGCGGTTAGATTATTAATTGCTGATATCTCGAAAAATGAAAATGGTTATAGTTTTAAAAAGAATACATTGGTACGGGTTCCATTGCGTTTAGGGGATGATGCTTTTTTGGACGGCCATATATCGGACCGTAAGACCGAGGATCTGTTGAAAACGATGGCTGCATTTAAAAACCTGATGGATGTATATCATGTTTCTGAATACCTGGCCTGCGCTACTTCAGCTATGCGCGAAGCCAATAATGGTGCCGAAATTATTAAAAAAGTAAAGCAGCTGACTGATGTCAATCTGGAAATTATTGAAGGACAGAGGGAAGCCAATATTATCTATGCCAATCATATCGAAGAAAACCTGGATATCAAAAAGAGTTATCTGTATATTGATGTAGGTGGGGGGAGTACCGAACTTTCCGTTTTTGTAAACCGGGTACCCGTTGCTTCCCGATCGTTTGATATAGGGACTATCCGTATTCTCGACAATCAGGATAAAGATGAAACCTGGGAGGAAATGAAGAACTGGGTAAAAGAACATACCAAATCTTTAAAAAACCTGGCCGGAATTGGTACTGGTGGCAACATCAATAAGCTTTTCCGTATGTCGGACGAAAAAGATGGCCTGCCTTTGAGCTTCCTGAAATTGAAGGGGCTTTACAATCAGCTGAATTCGCATTCACTAAAGGAGCGGATCAATGTTTTTGGTTTAAATCCTGACCGTGCCGATGTTATTATTCCGGCTTGTGAAATTTACATTACTTTATTGAAGTGGACCGGTATCAAACAGATTTATGTACCCAAAGTAGGCTTGGCCGATGGGATCATTAGTTTGCTGATTGAGGAGAACCTTATAGATAAATAA
- the ppk1 gene encoding polyphosphate kinase 1, producing the protein MTKKKAPFLNREISWLYFNERVLQEAADETVPLIERIKFLSIFSSNLEEFYRVRVATLSRLSNLNDKAKALLGFNPKKVLNEIKNIVVKQERKFEQLFKATLINELAQNRIFILNNTQLNVARGEFVRNHFRDRILSNLVPIMIDPQRPFPELKDRYLYFFVRLSKKTTNKNEKYALIELPNDLPRFLVLPETNGLKFIILAEDIIKYCLDDIFYIFNYDVLEAFSIQLTRDAELDIDKNVSDKFIEELKASLDKRKKGKPMRLLYDTEMPFEMLTVLINKMKIEAESLIPGNQYHRFGDFIAFPNVGSSDLEYKPNVPLKVHGLHRAESIFNKMQEKDYLVNLPYQSYDYIILFLREAAIDPKVTEINITLYRLAENSRVINALINAAKNGKKVNCLVELKARFDESNNIFWTSRLQEEGVHVNYGLTDYKVHSKICLVKRIEKGRAVYYANLATGNFNEKTAKLYCDHSLFTTRKEITTDLIKLFKALAKKTVVKGFKYLVVSPFESRSKFYHVVDREIRFAKQGKPAYMILKVNSLADEGIVEKLYEASNAGVKIKLIVRGICTLVPGVPNFSENITVISIIDKFLEHARVFIFGNNGKEEMFLSSADLMSRNLEHRVEVGFPVLDPDLRQEIRDIIEFQLQDNVKARDITRLNNNKYHKNNLKTKIRAQVQTYNYLKNKHQ; encoded by the coding sequence ATGACGAAGAAAAAGGCTCCATTTCTAAACAGAGAAATCAGTTGGTTGTATTTTAATGAACGGGTTTTGCAGGAGGCAGCTGATGAGACTGTCCCTCTGATTGAGCGTATAAAATTTTTGTCTATTTTTTCTTCCAATCTGGAAGAGTTTTATCGGGTACGGGTAGCTACCTTAAGCCGGTTGTCTAACTTAAACGATAAGGCAAAGGCCTTGCTGGGTTTCAATCCAAAAAAGGTACTAAACGAAATCAAAAATATAGTGGTAAAACAGGAACGCAAATTTGAGCAGCTGTTTAAGGCCACTCTGATTAACGAACTGGCTCAAAACCGTATTTTCATCCTCAACAATACCCAGTTAAACGTTGCCCGTGGCGAATTTGTAAGGAACCATTTCAGGGACAGGATTTTATCCAACCTGGTTCCGATTATGATTGATCCGCAACGGCCATTTCCTGAACTGAAGGACCGGTATTTGTATTTTTTTGTTCGGTTGTCAAAAAAAACGACCAATAAGAATGAAAAATATGCATTGATTGAACTACCCAATGACCTGCCCAGGTTTTTGGTACTGCCCGAAACCAATGGGCTTAAGTTTATTATCCTGGCAGAAGACATTATTAAGTATTGCCTGGATGATATCTTTTATATCTTTAATTATGACGTACTGGAAGCCTTTTCCATACAGCTAACCAGGGATGCCGAGTTGGATATTGATAAAAATGTTAGCGACAAATTTATAGAAGAATTAAAGGCAAGCCTCGATAAACGTAAAAAAGGCAAACCCATGCGTTTGCTGTACGATACAGAAATGCCTTTCGAGATGCTGACGGTATTGATCAACAAAATGAAAATAGAGGCCGAGAGTCTGATTCCCGGTAACCAATACCATCGTTTTGGCGATTTTATCGCATTTCCCAACGTGGGCAGTTCCGATCTGGAGTATAAGCCCAACGTACCACTTAAGGTGCATGGTTTACACCGTGCCGAAAGTATTTTCAATAAGATGCAGGAAAAGGACTACCTAGTCAACCTGCCTTATCAATCTTACGATTATATTATACTTTTCCTTCGCGAGGCAGCTATCGATCCTAAGGTAACTGAGATTAACATCACCTTATACCGGTTGGCCGAGAACTCGAGGGTAATCAATGCACTAATTAATGCGGCCAAGAACGGCAAAAAAGTCAATTGTCTGGTTGAATTAAAAGCAAGATTTGACGAAAGCAATAATATTTTCTGGACCAGCCGGTTACAAGAAGAAGGCGTACATGTAAACTATGGTTTAACAGATTATAAGGTGCATTCTAAGATATGCCTGGTCAAAAGAATAGAAAAAGGCCGGGCAGTTTATTATGCGAATCTTGCCACTGGTAACTTCAATGAAAAAACAGCAAAATTATATTGCGATCATAGCTTGTTTACCACCAGAAAGGAAATCACAACCGATCTGATTAAGCTGTTTAAGGCTTTAGCAAAAAAGACAGTGGTCAAAGGATTTAAATACCTTGTTGTTTCCCCCTTCGAATCCAGAAGTAAGTTTTATCACGTGGTAGACCGCGAGATCAGGTTTGCCAAACAGGGTAAGCCGGCATACATGATCCTGAAAGTAAACAGTTTGGCCGATGAGGGTATTGTTGAAAAATTATATGAGGCCAGTAATGCGGGTGTTAAAATAAAACTTATTGTACGTGGCATTTGTACCCTGGTGCCGGGTGTTCCCAATTTCAGCGAAAACATTACTGTGATCAGTATCATTGATAAATTTCTGGAGCATGCCAGAGTGTTTATTTTTGGTAACAATGGTAAGGAAGAAATGTTCCTTTCTTCGGCCGATTTGATGAGCAGAAATCTGGAGCATCGGGTAGAGGTAGGTTTTCCGGTTCTGGATCCTGATTTACGACAAGAGATACGTGATATTATTGAGTTCCAGTTGCAGGACAATGTAAAAGCCAGGGATATTACCCGCTTGAATAATAATAAATACCATAAAAATAACCTGAAAACAAAAATCAGGGCACAGGTGCAAACCTATAATTACTTAAAAAATAAACATCAATAA
- a CDS encoding poly(3-hydroxyalkanoate) granule-associated protein PhaF, with product MKTNKSKVQKKAAKKVVKKQLEKSLADKILETVKHLGQDAEKIGDDIALVSKFVAKKLSKKFQDVKAVVESKIDEAKTANKKAVKKAKKKAAAVKKEVKKELAKDVKKTKKVVKVAAAKVKPVVQSVKVATIATEKKAADIIAKPAVKAVSKAKAAVSAKAAEVKKEVAASAKATPKAAAKPVAKAPVKKAAPVAKSIANAAAAVTSVAKPAAKPTAKPAATTKPAAAKTAAKPVAVKPATVVKPAAKKPAVAKPAATKPAAAQPAAQKAPEPAATVTAATPAAVKAESEGK from the coding sequence ATGAAAACCAATAAGTCAAAAGTGCAAAAAAAAGCCGCAAAAAAGGTTGTAAAAAAACAATTAGAAAAGAGCTTAGCAGACAAGATTCTAGAGACTGTTAAGCATTTAGGACAAGATGCAGAGAAGATTGGGGATGATATTGCTTTGGTTAGTAAGTTTGTAGCCAAAAAGCTATCTAAAAAATTTCAGGATGTAAAAGCTGTTGTGGAGAGTAAAATTGATGAGGCCAAAACAGCAAATAAAAAAGCCGTTAAAAAAGCTAAAAAGAAAGCAGCGGCAGTTAAAAAGGAAGTAAAAAAAGAGCTGGCAAAGGATGTTAAAAAAACGAAAAAGGTGGTAAAAGTAGCTGCTGCAAAAGTGAAACCAGTGGTGCAGAGTGTTAAAGTTGCCACCATTGCCACTGAGAAAAAAGCGGCCGACATCATTGCAAAACCGGCAGTTAAAGCGGTAAGTAAAGCAAAAGCGGCGGTAAGCGCTAAAGCTGCGGAAGTTAAAAAGGAGGTAGCTGCATCAGCTAAAGCGACTCCAAAAGCAGCAGCTAAACCGGTTGCTAAAGCTCCGGTTAAAAAAGCTGCTCCCGTAGCTAAAAGCATAGCCAATGCGGCAGCGGCCGTAACCAGCGTAGCAAAACCAGCAGCTAAACCGACTGCCAAGCCAGCTGCTACGACCAAACCAGCGGCAGCAAAAACAGCCGCCAAGCCTGTGGCAGTGAAACCCGCAACAGTAGTTAAACCTGCAGCAAAGAAGCCGGCAGTAGCCAAGCCTGCGGCCACCAAGCCAGCCGCCGCTCAGCCTGCAGCACAAAAAGCTCCGGAACCGGCAGCGACAGTTACAGCAGCTACTCCGGCAGCCGTTAAAGCAGAATCGGAGGGCAAATAA
- a CDS encoding YajQ family cyclic di-GMP-binding protein: protein MPTFDIVSKVDAQTLDNAMNNAKKEILNRYDFSTSKSTIDHDKKTNVITIVTEDDMRLKAIQDAIISRMVKQNLDSKSLDFGKEQYASGNMIRKEISIKEGIDKETAKKIVAKIKASGLKVQASMMEDQVRVQSKSIDDLQGVIALCKKEDFGQPLQFINMRN, encoded by the coding sequence ATGCCCACTTTTGATATCGTAAGCAAAGTAGACGCGCAAACACTGGACAATGCCATGAACAATGCTAAAAAGGAGATCCTGAACCGTTACGACTTCAGCACTTCAAAGAGTACCATTGACCATGATAAAAAGACCAATGTAATTACTATTGTTACAGAAGATGACATGAGATTGAAAGCCATCCAGGATGCCATCATATCTCGTATGGTAAAACAAAACCTCGACTCCAAAAGTCTGGATTTTGGCAAGGAACAATATGCATCCGGCAACATGATCAGAAAGGAAATCTCTATTAAAGAGGGTATTGACAAAGAAACCGCAAAAAAAATTGTTGCTAAAATAAAAGCCAGCGGACTAAAAGTACAAGCTTCAATGATGGAAGATCAGGTTCGTGTACAAAGCAAAAGTATTGACGACCTGCAAGGTGTGATTGCACTTTGTAAAAAAGAAGATTTTGGCCAGCCACTGCAGTTCATCAACATGCGTAACTAA
- a CDS encoding GNAT family N-acetyltransferase — protein sequence MEIVENGFVFSDDKQKIDPVAIHHYLSTQSYWAKDIPLQLVQKSIDNSLCFGIYKDTRQIGFARWITDRATFAYLADVYVDESFRGLGLSKKLMSLMLFHPDLQGLRRYMLATMDAHGLYAQFGFKAIEHPERLMGIAIADPYKKQD from the coding sequence ATGGAAATTGTTGAAAATGGATTTGTCTTTTCTGACGATAAACAAAAGATTGACCCTGTTGCAATTCATCATTACCTAAGTACACAATCGTACTGGGCAAAGGACATTCCACTCCAGTTGGTACAAAAATCTATAGACAACTCCCTCTGCTTTGGCATCTATAAAGATACCAGGCAGATTGGATTTGCCAGATGGATAACCGACAGGGCTACATTTGCTTACCTTGCCGATGTATATGTGGACGAGTCATTTCGCGGATTGGGGTTATCAAAAAAATTAATGTCGCTAATGCTGTTTCACCCCGACCTGCAGGGATTGCGCAGATACATGCTGGCCACAATGGACGCACACGGTTTGTACGCCCAGTTTGGGTTTAAAGCTATAGAACACCCCGAAAGATTGATGGGAATTGCAATTGCCGATCCCTATAAAAAGCAAGACTAA
- a CDS encoding nicotinamide mononucleotide adenylyltransferase: protein MEREILDTKRKALKINLNPRIYGTFAEIGAGQEVARNFFTAGAASGTVAKTMSAYDMTFSDVIYGAETSGRYVSESRLLKMLGHEFSLLTERLNGEKYEDRTFFAFADTVTTLNYNKSNDPHGWIGIRFQAEPGGAPNEIFFHVRLLDTDAALQQNVLGIIGVNLVYAAFYFNQDPKTMIESLADNLTVGSVEIDLISVNGPVFEGVNNILLNLYLIVKDFSDAAIFDAQGKPCLPKDLLYKKDIMILRTKYAQKSNPNFSMLNKAVDQFVRTENVKEDNLSVLIEVLMSNVLTANDELPEDIDLRAVAKRAEEMCNTGNLVIVSNFSRHNKLAKYLDRCRPKSVGISTNINNLKFVFNSSNFGGNYTSQLLSYVSDMFSKNVKLFAYPYLDKKTNEVITSSNMPVTADAKPLFDFLIVNGYITDIKEYSESDVKTV, encoded by the coding sequence ATGGAAAGAGAAATTCTTGATACTAAGCGTAAAGCTTTAAAGATTAACTTAAACCCAAGAATATACGGAACCTTTGCGGAGATTGGTGCAGGACAGGAAGTGGCCCGTAACTTTTTTACCGCCGGTGCCGCATCCGGCACTGTTGCTAAAACGATGTCGGCTTATGATATGACTTTTAGTGACGTCATTTATGGTGCCGAAACTTCGGGCCGATATGTCAGTGAATCGAGGTTGTTGAAGATGTTGGGACATGAGTTCAGTTTGCTTACCGAACGTTTAAATGGCGAGAAATATGAAGACCGCACTTTTTTTGCTTTTGCCGATACGGTTACTACCTTAAATTACAATAAATCCAACGATCCTCATGGCTGGATCGGAATCCGTTTTCAGGCAGAACCCGGAGGGGCGCCCAATGAGATATTTTTCCATGTACGTTTATTGGATACTGATGCAGCGTTGCAGCAAAATGTACTGGGTATTATTGGTGTAAACCTGGTTTATGCTGCCTTTTATTTTAATCAGGATCCTAAAACGATGATCGAATCGCTGGCCGATAACCTTACTGTAGGTTCGGTAGAGATTGACCTGATTTCGGTAAACGGGCCGGTGTTTGAGGGGGTCAACAATATTCTGTTGAACCTGTACCTGATTGTAAAGGATTTTTCGGATGCCGCCATATTTGATGCTCAAGGTAAGCCATGTTTGCCTAAAGACCTGTTGTACAAAAAGGACATTATGATTTTGCGTACCAAATATGCGCAGAAATCAAATCCTAACTTTAGCATGTTAAACAAGGCGGTAGATCAGTTTGTGAGAACAGAAAATGTGAAGGAAGACAACCTGAGTGTATTGATAGAGGTGTTGATGTCGAATGTGTTGACCGCCAATGATGAACTGCCGGAAGATATTGACCTGAGGGCGGTAGCTAAAAGGGCCGAAGAAATGTGCAATACCGGTAACCTGGTTATTGTATCCAACTTTTCCCGGCACAATAAACTGGCTAAATACCTGGATCGTTGCAGACCAAAAAGTGTAGGTATATCCACCAATATCAACAACCTTAAATTTGTATTTAATTCCAGCAATTTTGGTGGAAATTATACCAGTCAGCTGCTCAGTTATGTGAGCGATATGTTTAGTAAAAACGTTAAACTTTTTGCTTACCCTTACCTGGATAAAAAGACAAATGAAGTGATCACCAGTTCAAACATGCCGGTAACAGCAGATGCGAAACCTTTGTTCGATTTTCTGATCGTAAATGGCTATATCACTGATATTAAAGAGTATAGTGAGAGCGATGTGAAGACTGTTTAG
- a CDS encoding ABC transporter ATP-binding protein, producing MLNVKNLDIQFLNKEDNSWLKAVNQVSFSVEKGRVLGIVGESGSGKSVTSFSIMRLHDPQSTQIDGEIDFQEINLLNLSAEEIRKYRGNKIAMIFQEPMTSLNPVFTCGNQVKEAIMLHQKTDKHTAKEKTIALFKEVQLPRPENIFDSYPHQLSGGQKQRVMIAMALSCNPELLIADEPTTALDVTVQKTILELLLKLKTERGMAMIFITHDLAVISEIADEVAVMYKGTIVEQGPAKTIFDTPQHPYTKGLLACRPSPQRLLKKLPVVADFLDDSKNTALDHLLQTNAYTPAEIEARRKQLYGEKPLLQVRQLCTWYPINKGLFGKTKDYVKAVDDITFDVFPGETLGLVGESGCGKTTLGRSIIRLVEPTSGALLFNGTDIRSLKNEALRRMRRDIQIIFQDPYSSLNPRLTVGNTLMEPLRVHNMFANDADRKAHILNLLQRVDLKPEHFNRYPHEFSGGQRQRIVIARALALQPKFIICDESVSALDVSVQAQVLNLLRELQQEFGLTYIFISHDLAVVKHISDRMLVMNKGKIEEQGFPEEIYHHPKAEYTKKLIAAIPGR from the coding sequence ATGCTGAACGTTAAAAATCTAGACATACAATTCCTGAATAAGGAAGATAACTCCTGGCTTAAAGCAGTAAACCAGGTTAGCTTCAGTGTAGAAAAAGGAAGAGTACTGGGCATCGTTGGCGAGTCGGGCTCCGGAAAATCAGTAACCTCTTTTTCCATCATGCGCCTGCACGATCCTCAAAGCACACAAATTGATGGTGAAATTGATTTTCAGGAAATCAACCTCCTCAATTTATCCGCCGAAGAAATCAGAAAATACAGGGGCAACAAAATAGCCATGATTTTTCAGGAACCCATGACTTCATTAAATCCTGTGTTTACCTGTGGCAACCAGGTAAAGGAAGCCATCATGCTGCACCAGAAAACGGACAAACATACCGCAAAAGAAAAAACCATTGCTTTGTTTAAGGAAGTACAGCTACCCCGGCCCGAGAATATTTTTGACAGCTACCCTCATCAATTGTCGGGCGGACAAAAGCAAAGGGTAATGATTGCCATGGCCCTAAGCTGTAACCCCGAACTGCTGATTGCCGATGAACCAACCACCGCACTGGATGTAACGGTACAAAAGACCATTTTGGAACTGCTGCTTAAACTAAAAACCGAACGCGGCATGGCCATGATTTTTATTACGCATGATCTGGCAGTAATCAGCGAAATTGCCGATGAGGTGGCTGTAATGTATAAAGGAACTATTGTGGAACAAGGACCGGCAAAAACGATATTTGATACTCCGCAGCACCCCTATACCAAAGGCTTGTTGGCCTGCAGGCCCAGCCCGCAGCGTTTACTAAAAAAGCTGCCCGTTGTAGCCGACTTTTTAGACGATAGCAAAAACACTGCGCTTGACCATTTACTGCAAACCAATGCCTATACACCTGCCGAAATTGAGGCACGCCGAAAACAATTGTATGGTGAAAAGCCTCTTTTGCAAGTGAGACAACTTTGTACCTGGTACCCCATAAACAAGGGCCTCTTTGGCAAAACAAAAGACTATGTAAAAGCGGTAGATGACATTACTTTCGATGTCTTTCCGGGAGAAACCCTGGGTTTGGTTGGCGAGTCGGGATGCGGAAAAACCACACTGGGCCGCAGCATCATTCGCCTTGTTGAACCTACTTCCGGAGCGCTTCTTTTTAATGGAACAGATATCAGATCACTAAAAAATGAAGCGCTGAGAAGAATGAGAAGAGATATTCAGATCATCTTTCAGGACCCCTACTCTTCGCTCAACCCTCGTTTGACAGTAGGAAATACCCTAATGGAACCCCTGCGTGTGCACAACATGTTTGCAAACGATGCCGATCGCAAGGCACATATCCTGAATTTGTTGCAACGTGTGGATTTAAAACCCGAACATTTTAACCGGTATCCACATGAGTTTTCGGGTGGACAAAGGCAACGCATTGTGATTGCCAGGGCACTGGCGCTACAACCTAAATTCATCATCTGTGACGAATCTGTGTCGGCATTGGATGTATCGGTGCAGGCACAGGTACTAAACCTGCTAAGAGAGTTGCAGCAGGAATTTGGGCTGACTTATATTTTTATCTCCCATGACCTGGCTGTGGTAAAACACATCTCGGACAGGATGCTTGTGATGAACAAAGGCAAGATTGAAGAACAGGGCTTTCCCGAAGAAATTTACCACCATCCAAAAGCAGAATATACCAAAAAACTGATTGCCGCCATACCAGGTCGCTAA
- a CDS encoding mechanosensitive ion channel family protein: protein MIEDRERKTGKELLVIAIKAVIYLFLVYFYINEPTLYINYPGIDKAAGAVMVFLGPSLTISIIRLIIIYWYIRKHKFKKNVKDNFILGINRITSILDTVFLAMALLSLLNITLKELVFSVSIVAAAVALTFKDYVTNMINGLIIMFSDRLSLGDHIRMGDHEGKILDITLINMILQNEDSDMVIIPNSVVFSSVIINQSKQNIKKLSIEFDMSLKNGYTPEYLENYLNKVISGYSANVVEGGLTVKTIAINKDAAIFKAMVLLKHYDKVKEREIRRAINTAMIRLSATLKEE, encoded by the coding sequence ATGATTGAAGACAGAGAAAGAAAGACGGGAAAGGAGCTCCTGGTCATTGCCATCAAAGCCGTCATTTACTTATTTCTTGTCTATTTTTACATCAATGAACCAACGCTGTACATCAACTATCCTGGTATCGATAAAGCTGCTGGTGCTGTTATGGTTTTCCTGGGGCCAAGTCTTACCATATCTATCATCCGGCTCATCATCATTTACTGGTACATTCGGAAACATAAGTTCAAAAAGAATGTAAAAGATAATTTTATTCTGGGTATTAACAGGATTACTTCCATTCTGGATACGGTTTTCCTGGCCATGGCATTGCTCTCGCTACTCAATATTACGTTGAAGGAGCTGGTATTTAGTGTGTCTATTGTTGCAGCTGCGGTGGCGCTTACATTTAAAGATTATGTAACCAATATGATCAATGGTTTGATCATTATGTTTTCCGATCGTTTGTCGCTTGGCGACCATATCCGGATGGGAGATCACGAAGGCAAAATTCTGGACATTACGCTGATCAATATGATTTTGCAGAATGAAGACAGTGATATGGTGATTATACCCAATTCGGTAGTTTTCAGTTCGGTTATCATCAATCAGTCTAAGCAAAATATAAAAAAACTGAGTATTGAATTCGACATGTCACTTAAAAACGGCTATACACCCGAGTATCTCGAAAATTACCTGAATAAAGTGATTTCAGGTTATTCGGCCAATGTGGTAGAGGGCGGTTTAACTGTTAAAACCATTGCAATCAATAAAGATGCTGCTATATTTAAAGCAATGGTATTGCTTAAGCATTATGACAAAGTGAAGGAACGTGAAATCAGAAGAGCCATCAATACCGCTATGATACGACTTTCGGCCACGTTAAAAGAGGAATAA